The proteins below are encoded in one region of Ornithinimicrobium avium:
- a CDS encoding alpha,alpha-trehalose-phosphate synthase (UDP-forming), with product MVSPAPHRTYDFVIAANRLPVDRQVKPDGTTTWRTSPGGLVTAMESVMRDREAAWVGWAGFPGEAPQPFDDGHLRLVPVGLSAEELTDYYEGFSNGTLWPLYHDVIVPPTFHRSWWNVYRTVNQRFADHVARVAAEGATVWVHDYQLQLVPAMLRDQRPDLRIGWFNHIPFPPVELFAQLPWRARILRGLLGADFVGFQRPDDARNFIRSCRAVLGATHKGDVVTWGGSDDGRSGAAPRSVRAAAVPISIDAQGFRDLADSPSVKARAQEIRESLGEPEVVLLGVDRLDYTKGIRHRLRAIGELLADGEISPPEVTFVQVATPSRERVEAYRTLREQIEGTVGRINGDFSHLGDTAVHYLHQSYPREEMAALFQVADVMLVTPLRDGMNLVAKEYVTARHDGGGALVLSEFTGAAEELKTAYLCNPHDIAGLKETILRAIRDDHEEKRRRMRSLRRQVRTYDVQVWAQDFLRALEVAPHRPPRSRRSISPMV from the coding sequence ATGGTTTCGCCAGCCCCGCACCGCACCTACGACTTCGTCATCGCCGCCAACCGGCTCCCCGTCGACCGGCAGGTCAAGCCGGACGGGACGACCACCTGGCGGACCAGCCCCGGCGGGCTGGTCACCGCGATGGAGTCGGTGATGCGCGACCGTGAGGCGGCCTGGGTGGGCTGGGCCGGCTTCCCCGGCGAGGCTCCGCAACCGTTCGACGACGGGCACCTGCGGCTGGTGCCGGTGGGGCTGTCGGCGGAGGAGCTCACCGACTACTACGAGGGCTTCTCCAACGGGACGCTGTGGCCGCTGTACCACGACGTCATCGTCCCGCCGACCTTCCACCGCTCGTGGTGGAACGTCTACCGCACGGTCAACCAGCGCTTCGCCGACCACGTCGCGCGGGTCGCCGCCGAGGGCGCGACCGTGTGGGTGCACGACTACCAGCTGCAGCTGGTGCCGGCGATGCTGCGCGACCAGCGACCGGACCTGCGGATCGGCTGGTTCAACCACATTCCCTTCCCACCCGTGGAGCTCTTCGCCCAGCTGCCGTGGCGGGCGCGGATCCTGCGCGGACTGCTGGGCGCCGACTTCGTCGGCTTCCAGCGTCCCGACGACGCGCGCAACTTCATCCGTTCCTGCCGCGCGGTGCTCGGCGCGACCCACAAGGGCGACGTCGTGACCTGGGGCGGCTCCGACGACGGCCGCTCCGGCGCCGCGCCACGGTCGGTCCGCGCGGCAGCCGTGCCGATCTCGATCGACGCCCAGGGCTTCCGCGACCTCGCCGACAGCCCCTCGGTGAAGGCCCGCGCTCAGGAGATCCGCGAGTCGCTCGGCGAGCCCGAGGTGGTGCTGCTCGGCGTCGACCGGCTCGACTACACCAAGGGCATCCGGCACCGGCTGCGCGCGATCGGTGAGCTGCTCGCCGACGGGGAGATCTCCCCACCGGAGGTGACCTTCGTCCAGGTCGCCACGCCCAGCCGCGAGCGCGTGGAGGCCTACCGGACGCTGCGCGAACAGATCGAGGGCACGGTCGGGCGGATCAACGGCGACTTCTCCCACCTGGGCGACACCGCGGTGCACTACCTGCACCAGTCCTACCCGCGCGAGGAGATGGCCGCGCTCTTCCAGGTCGCCGACGTCATGCTCGTCACCCCGCTGCGCGACGGGATGAACCTGGTCGCCAAGGAGTACGTCACCGCACGCCACGACGGCGGCGGCGCGCTGGTGCTCTCGGAGTTCACCGGCGCGGCCGAGGAGCTGAAGACCGCCTACCTGTGCAACCCGCACGACATCGCCGGCCTGAAGGAGACGATCCTGCGGGCGATCCGCGACGACCACGAGGAGAAGCGCC
- a CDS encoding serine/threonine-protein kinase, whose translation MTTELPRTPGAEPTRPVVVPRVLGDYELDRRVGEGGMGVVWRARSQDGREVAVKVLREHIAHDEHARARLRREVHTLARVHHPRVAAVIDADVDGPAPHVVTEFVPGDPLDRVVAEQGPLRGDALLRLGRGLGEALHAIHAAGIVHRDLKPGNVLMVQSGDGALDPVVIDFGIAQVADDVRLTATGMVMGTPGYLSPELVESGEVSEATDWWGWAATLAFAASGEPPFGRGPLTVVLDRVVRGRLRLEGVDPRLRPLLAAALDPDPARRPDERQVLDGLERYARGQDVTRALPAWVREEQRAASVADPTSVQREGPRTRVAPSRPGRVVPVRDARSRGAVPPGGAPGQVAHGAGAWPAVQGGAVHDPAYADPAYRGPAYPDPVAPPAPGERGGADPRIGRSSRTGTLVALLVALVGGATVAPLLAWGLFGLWSVAVRTVDGSLTGMVLRRHHAGRRRSDVPVLVLTSPWHLVSGVLVTLFALVLPLGVGALVALVFAGFVSSTGTMVGIGLDHPLAVGLGSLVGAALAWWGLGSVSLRRGSRTVLRGILPRGPLTLVLVTLCVVGGGALAVWSVLVGGPVSWWPLGPDFDPRSLLPFQL comes from the coding sequence GTGACGACCGAGCTGCCCCGCACGCCCGGCGCGGAACCGACGCGCCCGGTGGTGGTGCCGCGCGTGCTGGGCGACTACGAGCTCGACCGGCGGGTGGGTGAGGGCGGCATGGGGGTGGTGTGGCGTGCCCGCTCGCAGGACGGCCGCGAGGTCGCGGTCAAGGTGCTGCGGGAGCACATCGCCCACGACGAGCACGCGCGCGCCCGGCTGCGCCGGGAGGTGCACACCCTGGCCCGCGTGCACCACCCGCGGGTCGCCGCCGTGATCGACGCCGACGTGGACGGGCCGGCGCCCCACGTCGTCACCGAGTTCGTGCCGGGTGACCCCCTGGACCGCGTCGTCGCCGAGCAGGGACCGCTGCGCGGCGACGCCCTGCTGCGCCTGGGCCGGGGACTGGGGGAGGCGCTGCACGCCATCCACGCCGCCGGGATCGTGCACCGCGACCTCAAGCCGGGCAACGTGCTGATGGTGCAGAGCGGCGACGGTGCGCTCGACCCCGTGGTCATCGACTTCGGCATCGCCCAGGTGGCTGACGACGTGCGGCTGACGGCGACCGGGATGGTCATGGGGACGCCGGGCTACCTCTCGCCGGAGCTGGTCGAGAGCGGCGAGGTGAGCGAGGCGACCGACTGGTGGGGGTGGGCGGCGACGCTGGCGTTCGCGGCGAGCGGGGAGCCGCCCTTCGGGCGCGGCCCGCTGACCGTGGTGCTCGACCGGGTGGTGCGCGGGAGGCTGCGGCTGGAGGGCGTGGACCCACGGCTGCGGCCGCTGCTGGCCGCAGCGCTGGACCCCGACCCCGCCCGGCGGCCCGACGAGCGGCAGGTGCTCGACGGGCTGGAGCGCTACGCGCGCGGGCAGGACGTCACCCGCGCCCTGCCGGCCTGGGTGCGCGAGGAGCAGCGCGCGGCCAGCGTGGCGGATCCCACCAGCGTGCAGCGCGAGGGGCCGCGCACGCGGGTCGCGCCGTCGCGACCAGGGCGGGTGGTGCCGGTCCGGGATGCCAGGAGCAGGGGGGCCGTGCCGCCGGGCGGGGCGCCCGGCCAGGTGGCCCACGGCGCAGGTGCCTGGCCCGCCGTCCAGGGCGGCGCCGTCCACGACCCGGCCTACGCGGACCCGGCGTACCGCGGCCCGGCATACCCGGACCCGGTCGCGCCGCCTGCGCCGGGGGAACGGGGCGGCGCCGACCCGCGCATCGGCCGCAGCTCGCGGACCGGGACGCTGGTGGCGCTCCTCGTCGCGCTGGTCGGAGGTGCGACGGTCGCGCCCCTGCTGGCGTGGGGGCTCTTCGGGCTGTGGAGCGTCGCGGTGCGCACGGTGGACGGCTCGCTCACCGGCATGGTCCTGCGCCGTCACCACGCAGGGCGGCGCCGCAGCGACGTGCCGGTGCTCGTGCTCACCTCGCCGTGGCACCTCGTCAGTGGCGTGCTCGTCACGCTCTTCGCGCTCGTCCTGCCGCTGGGCGTCGGTGCTCTGGTCGCCCTGGTCTTCGCCGGGTTCGTGTCCTCGACCGGCACGATGGTCGGCATCGGGCTGGACCACCCGCTGGCGGTCGGGCTGGGCTCCCTGGTCGGGGCGGCGCTCGCCTGGTGGGGCCTGGGTTCGGTCTCGTTGCGACGCGGCTCCCGCACGGTGCTGCGCGGCATCCTGCCCCGCGGGCCCCTGACCCTGGTGCTGGTGACGCTGTGCGTCGTGGGCGGCGGCGCGCTGGCGGTCTGGTCGGTGCTGGTCGGGGGGCCGGTCTCGTGGTGGCCGCTGGGGCCTGACTTCGACCCTCGCTCGCTGCTGCCGTTCCAGCTCTGA
- a CDS encoding transglycosylase family protein, which yields MASVTIPRRSRAAAVGRRAGGLTLAGAVASVTAVALPAPAAQAAEGNVWDRVADCESSGNWSINTGNGFYGGLQFWHPTWQGFGGPDFAPYAHQATKLQQITVAQRVLQVQGPGAWPVCSVRAGLTMANGMAPYPGQDTPAPDPGTAGTWWVSASVGANIRSGPSTTYPVVGAAGHGTKVTGTLSGGWVRLSDGRGWISAATLTAQDPAPAPQPAPDPPATSGTFVVTATAGANIRSGPSTSYGVVGAAAHGTRVSGQISTNGWLKLSDGRGWISGAIVAPVGEGGGSGDMAPLALDGSRGPLTVKAVQRWVGVSETGRWDGGTVRALQAEVGTRVDGAWGPMSQAALQDWIGLSRDGSTYMNHRTVVALQRWLNANVIG from the coding sequence ATGGCATCTGTCACGATCCCTCGCCGCTCCCGTGCCGCCGCCGTCGGCCGGCGTGCCGGCGGACTCACGCTGGCCGGCGCCGTCGCCTCCGTCACCGCCGTCGCGCTGCCCGCCCCTGCGGCCCAGGCCGCCGAGGGCAACGTCTGGGACCGGGTCGCGGACTGCGAGTCCAGCGGCAACTGGAGCATCAACACCGGCAACGGCTTCTACGGGGGGCTGCAGTTCTGGCACCCCACCTGGCAGGGCTTCGGGGGTCCCGACTTCGCTCCCTACGCGCACCAGGCCACCAAGCTCCAGCAGATCACCGTGGCCCAGCGGGTGCTGCAGGTGCAGGGCCCGGGGGCCTGGCCGGTCTGCTCGGTGCGCGCGGGGCTGACCATGGCGAACGGGATGGCCCCGTACCCGGGCCAGGACACCCCGGCGCCGGACCCCGGCACGGCCGGGACGTGGTGGGTGAGCGCCTCCGTCGGTGCGAACATCCGCTCGGGCCCCTCCACCACCTACCCGGTCGTCGGGGCGGCCGGGCACGGGACCAAGGTGACCGGCACGCTGAGCGGCGGCTGGGTCAGGCTGTCCGACGGGCGCGGCTGGATCAGCGCGGCGACCCTGACCGCCCAGGACCCGGCGCCCGCGCCGCAGCCGGCGCCGGACCCACCGGCGACCTCCGGGACGTTCGTCGTGACCGCCACCGCCGGCGCCAACATCCGTTCCGGGCCGTCGACGTCCTACGGGGTCGTCGGTGCAGCCGCGCACGGGACGCGGGTGAGCGGGCAGATCAGCACCAACGGCTGGTTGAAGCTCTCCGACGGGCGCGGCTGGATCAGCGGGGCGATCGTCGCGCCGGTCGGGGAGGGCGGGGGCTCGGGCGACATGGCGCCGCTGGCCCTCGACGGCAGCCGCGGCCCGCTGACGGTCAAGGCGGTCCAGCGCTGGGTCGGCGTCAGCGAGACAGGCCGTTGGGACGGCGGGACGGTGAGGGCGCTGCAGGCCGAGGTCGGCACGCGGGTGGACGGCGCCTGGGGACCGATGTCACAGGCCGCCCTGCAGGACTGGATCGGGCTGTCCCGGGACGGGTCGACCTATATGAACCACCGCACGGTCGTGGCCCTCCAGCGGTGGCTCAACGCCAACGTCATCGGCTGA
- a CDS encoding tyrosine-type recombinase/integrase: MATRRGFGALRRLPSKRWQASYTGPDLGRHTAPHTFAAKVDAEAWLAKEWALVNGDGWVAPKRRAELARRMAPPTFGEYARQWLADRSLKPRTREGYEHLLRRYLAPEFGDLLVSDLTPALVRRWWAGLFPEHPTVNARAYALLRAILTTAVTDELLASNPCRVRAASNPPTKKEIRPATLAELDVLVKEMPDQLGALVLLCAWCALRVGEVLELRRRDLDLNRGVVKVTRAVSWVRGQPIVGTPKSAAGTREVSVPPHIVPVLEQHMEKHVRPGADALLFPSMRDHQRHLQPTVLHTAWRKARAAAGREDLRIHDLRHTGATMAAMTGATLAELQARLGHSTVAAALRYQHAAQGRDAEIAAKLSDLARPPQGE, encoded by the coding sequence ATGGCGACGAGACGAGGCTTCGGGGCACTGCGGCGACTGCCGTCGAAGCGGTGGCAGGCGAGCTACACCGGGCCGGATCTGGGGCGGCACACCGCTCCGCACACCTTCGCCGCGAAGGTTGACGCCGAGGCCTGGCTGGCGAAGGAGTGGGCCCTGGTGAACGGGGACGGCTGGGTCGCCCCGAAGCGGCGGGCGGAGCTGGCCAGGCGGATGGCACCGCCGACGTTCGGCGAGTACGCGCGCCAGTGGCTCGCCGACCGGTCCCTCAAGCCGCGGACCCGCGAGGGATACGAGCACCTGCTGCGGCGCTACCTCGCGCCGGAGTTCGGCGACCTGCTCGTCTCCGACCTCACGCCGGCGCTCGTGCGCCGGTGGTGGGCCGGCCTGTTCCCGGAGCACCCGACGGTCAACGCCCGCGCCTACGCGCTGCTGCGAGCCATCCTCACCACCGCGGTCACCGACGAGCTCCTCGCCAGCAACCCGTGCCGCGTCCGTGCCGCCTCAAACCCGCCGACCAAGAAGGAGATCCGTCCGGCGACGCTCGCCGAGCTGGACGTGCTCGTGAAGGAGATGCCGGACCAGCTCGGTGCCCTCGTCCTGCTGTGCGCCTGGTGCGCGCTGCGCGTGGGGGAGGTGCTCGAGCTGCGCCGGCGCGACCTCGATCTGAACCGCGGCGTCGTCAAGGTGACCCGGGCCGTCTCATGGGTCCGCGGCCAACCGATCGTCGGCACGCCGAAGTCGGCCGCTGGGACCCGCGAAGTGAGCGTGCCGCCGCACATCGTCCCCGTCCTGGAGCAGCACATGGAGAAGCACGTGCGGCCCGGAGCGGACGCCCTGCTGTTCCCTTCCATGCGTGATCACCAACGTCATCTACAGCCGACGGTCCTGCACACGGCGTGGCGCAAAGCCCGAGCCGCTGCCGGCCGCGAGGACCTCAGGATCCACGACCTCAGGCACACCGGCGCCACGATGGCCGCCATGACCGGCGCGACCCTCGCCGAGCTACAGGCCCGCCTTGGGCACTCCACTGTCGCTGCCGCGCTGCGCTACCAGCATGCAGCCCAGGGTCGCGACGCAGAGATCGCCGCGAAGCTCTCCGATCTCGCCCGCCCTCCCCAGGGGGAGTGA
- a CDS encoding GNAT family protein, translating into MATESSYTIAPLSPETWPAFDALVQRHNGIFGGCWCIYFHPDCAERGQSYEGNRALKKRLVETGQAHAALVMDGDEAIAWAEYGTPAGLPNIHHRKQYDATKTSDPDYRITCVFVDKRHRRQGVTELAITGALDQIAQAGGGRVESYPHDLTNQTKKMSSSFLYNGTRRLYERLGFTYDRPKGLKNCVMVKTVDIA; encoded by the coding sequence GTGGCTACCGAGTCGTCATACACCATCGCGCCCCTCAGCCCCGAAACGTGGCCCGCCTTTGATGCGCTGGTGCAGCGGCACAACGGCATCTTCGGGGGCTGCTGGTGCATCTACTTTCACCCCGACTGTGCCGAGCGGGGGCAGTCGTACGAGGGCAACCGCGCGCTGAAGAAGCGGCTGGTCGAGACCGGACAGGCTCATGCGGCACTGGTGATGGACGGCGACGAGGCCATCGCCTGGGCTGAATACGGCACCCCGGCCGGCTTGCCCAACATCCACCACCGCAAGCAGTACGACGCCACCAAGACTTCGGACCCCGACTACCGGATCACCTGCGTCTTCGTGGACAAGCGTCACCGGCGACAGGGTGTGACGGAGTTGGCGATCACCGGCGCACTCGACCAGATTGCGCAGGCCGGCGGCGGGCGGGTGGAGAGCTACCCCCACGACCTGACCAATCAGACCAAGAAGATGTCGTCGTCGTTCCTCTACAACGGCACCCGTCGACTCTACGAGCGGCTCGGCTTCACCTACGACCGGCCCAAAGGGCTGAAGAACTGCGTCATGGTGAAGACAGTCGATATTGCATAA
- a CDS encoding VOC family protein, protein MDMLMGEQIAEANLTDWRKLAQGLHARYLVDDFGNSARFIAAVGEAGDELGHHPSVSIGNGYVDLKLVSDDAIYRDDEGTDHVLQWVAQQDVDLARRITEIAATHKIDADPASVSHIELGLDTARSATIAPVWAALLTGNAEAQGHGSPSDEIRDATGRVPNLWFGDADEHETPRQRVHIEVYVAPEVAEERIAAAVAAGGTVVDDSNAPSLTVIADQDGNMGILCVDVSAAKKD, encoded by the coding sequence ATGGACATGCTGATGGGCGAACAGATCGCCGAGGCCAACCTGACGGACTGGCGCAAGTTGGCCCAGGGACTGCACGCCCGCTACCTGGTCGACGACTTCGGCAACAGCGCACGGTTCATCGCCGCGGTGGGCGAGGCGGGCGACGAGCTCGGACACCACCCGAGCGTGTCGATCGGCAATGGATACGTCGACCTCAAACTGGTCAGCGACGACGCCATCTACCGAGATGACGAGGGCACCGACCACGTCCTCCAATGGGTAGCCCAGCAGGACGTCGACCTCGCGCGACGGATCACCGAGATCGCCGCCACCCACAAGATCGACGCCGACCCGGCCTCGGTCAGCCACATCGAGCTCGGACTCGACACGGCACGCTCCGCGACCATTGCCCCAGTGTGGGCCGCCCTGCTGACCGGGAACGCCGAGGCCCAGGGCCACGGGTCACCCAGCGACGAGATCCGGGACGCGACGGGACGGGTACCGAACCTGTGGTTCGGGGACGCCGACGAGCACGAGACCCCGCGTCAGCGGGTCCACATCGAGGTTTACGTGGCGCCCGAAGTGGCCGAGGAACGGATCGCCGCCGCCGTCGCTGCGGGCGGGACTGTCGTCGATGACAGCAACGCGCCCTCGCTCACCGTGATCGCCGACCAGGACGGCAACATGGGAATCCTCTGCGTCGACGTGTCCGCTGCGAAGAAGGATTGA
- a CDS encoding tyrosine-type recombinase/integrase, producing MNPSPVSSPDIADATLARVAEAYIAAGDTEAARKCRRLGVAGFQRTFGDLDGWNQTAVAVRRGVRTGVMSFAAHAAVATGLAVDPAFVVTGGCRWGSYVRTTHRHQYEDFLAQATGLGFCARETGRMWAHLSRIAVIAGTSPAALTPEQYTAARAAFFEHMVARHGGDVPHRSLSTPLFGLDAVMFHRGQAPVPDKRRRWLHTRAAQVDWDHISADAPVLASTMRRYLAQCALSLRPSSVALFDTTLRQFAGYLLDHHPDMDAVAHIRREHVEGYKTWLAGRPGYRGRPGLSKTTLGMRMGHLRSFFTRIIEWDYDDVPARVPVYATDRPRLDRPLPKFLDDAQAAAFMNAARDLPDPLDRLIVQTLARTGMRRGELLGLTIDAVVQIGTSYWLRTPVGKLHTDRYIPLHPQVKDLIDDWLAHRASWQASDLLLLDRGRPIPPTRVDAAVRKTAALAGLGHVHPHQLRHTLATQAINRGMSLEAIAALLGHHDLSMTMVYARIGDRTVADQYFKVTAKIESLYADARPTTSPVTLPAEAAGQAMRAVHAEASKRLLGNGYCARPLELDCRYETICESCTMFFTTIEHRPTIQTQRDDATAKGQTRRAEVYDTLLRRLDDTPA from the coding sequence GTGAACCCCTCACCCGTGAGCAGCCCCGACATCGCCGATGCCACCCTGGCACGGGTCGCCGAGGCCTACATCGCTGCCGGGGACACCGAGGCGGCGCGTAAGTGCCGCCGGCTCGGGGTGGCCGGTTTCCAGCGCACCTTCGGTGACCTCGACGGGTGGAACCAGACCGCCGTGGCGGTGCGTCGCGGCGTCCGCACCGGCGTGATGTCCTTCGCCGCGCACGCCGCCGTGGCCACCGGCCTGGCCGTCGATCCCGCGTTCGTGGTCACCGGCGGCTGCCGGTGGGGCAGCTACGTGCGCACCACCCACCGGCACCAGTACGAGGACTTCCTCGCTCAGGCCACTGGCCTGGGCTTCTGCGCCAGGGAGACCGGGCGGATGTGGGCCCACCTGTCTCGCATCGCCGTCATCGCAGGGACCTCGCCGGCGGCCTTGACACCCGAGCAGTACACCGCCGCCCGGGCCGCCTTCTTCGAGCACATGGTCGCCCGTCACGGCGGGGACGTGCCCCACAGGTCGCTGTCCACGCCGCTGTTCGGGCTGGACGCCGTGATGTTCCACCGCGGTCAGGCGCCCGTCCCGGACAAGCGCCGCCGCTGGCTGCACACCCGCGCGGCGCAGGTCGACTGGGACCACATCAGCGCCGACGCACCCGTCCTCGCATCCACGATGCGCCGTTACCTGGCTCAGTGCGCCCTGTCGCTGCGCCCCTCCTCGGTGGCGCTGTTCGACACCACGCTGCGCCAGTTCGCCGGGTACCTGCTCGACCACCATCCCGATATGGACGCCGTCGCCCACATCAGGCGTGAGCATGTCGAGGGCTACAAGACCTGGCTGGCCGGCCGGCCCGGGTACCGCGGCAGGCCCGGCCTGTCCAAGACCACCCTGGGCATGCGGATGGGCCATCTGCGCTCCTTCTTCACCCGCATCATCGAGTGGGACTACGACGACGTCCCCGCCCGCGTCCCGGTCTACGCCACCGACCGACCCCGCCTGGACCGGCCCCTGCCGAAGTTCCTCGACGACGCCCAGGCCGCCGCGTTCATGAACGCCGCGCGCGACCTGCCCGACCCCCTGGACCGCCTCATCGTCCAGACCCTGGCCCGCACCGGCATGCGCCGCGGCGAGCTCCTCGGTCTGACCATCGACGCTGTCGTGCAGATCGGCACCAGCTACTGGCTGCGCACCCCCGTCGGCAAGCTGCACACCGACCGGTACATCCCGCTGCACCCACAGGTCAAGGACCTCATCGATGACTGGCTGGCGCACCGAGCCTCCTGGCAGGCCTCTGACCTGCTCCTGCTCGACCGCGGCCGACCGATCCCACCCACCCGCGTCGACGCCGCCGTCCGCAAGACCGCCGCCCTGGCCGGCCTCGGGCACGTCCACCCTCACCAGCTGCGCCACACCCTGGCCACCCAGGCGATCAACCGTGGCATGTCCCTGGAGGCGATCGCCGCGCTCCTGGGCCACCACGACCTGTCGATGACGATGGTCTACGCCCGCATCGGCGACCGCACAGTGGCCGACCAGTACTTCAAGGTCACCGCCAAGATCGAGTCCCTCTACGCCGACGCCCGCCCCACGACCTCACCGGTGACTCTGCCGGCCGAGGCGGCCGGGCAGGCGATGCGAGCCGTACATGCCGAGGCCAGCAAAAGACTGCTCGGCAACGGCTACTGCGCCCGACCCCTCGAGCTCGACTGTCGCTACGAGACGATCTGCGAATCCTGCACCATGTTCTTCACCACCATCGAGCACCGACCGACCATCCAGACCCAACGCGACGACGCCACCGCCAAGGGTCAGACCCGACGCGCCGAGGTCTACGACACCCTCCTCAGACGCCTCGACGACACCCCCGCTTGA
- a CDS encoding tyrosine-type recombinase/integrase encodes MSPRASFMPCLIDPRGPVPSLGEPLVDEYLRFTAARVRPNTLSAQAYDLKVFFTVVPKPPLAITTSDVLTFIEAQRAPRRGGNVVRLADGEAGLAASTIKRRLATLTSLFDYLLIRGLVERQVVPRSMTPRSRSLRGSPLVRAPKRLPRILEPGEAVALVGALRTERDRAMVTLMLHAGLRRCEVLGLRFVDVQPGDGRVFVAEGKGGHQRIVPVVPAFFTHLSAYLARERPAGADPESVFVVLKGPTRGRRLSAAGLDEVLAGARSRAGLSHASCHELRHTCFTRLREAGMALEAIQAQAGHANLDTTRIYLHLSNDWLAGEYQQAMAVLDRLYEQEHP; translated from the coding sequence ATGTCCCCGAGGGCCTCGTTCATGCCGTGCCTGATCGACCCGCGCGGACCGGTGCCCTCGCTGGGCGAACCGCTGGTCGATGAGTATCTGCGATTCACCGCGGCCCGGGTCCGGCCCAACACGCTGAGCGCGCAGGCGTACGACCTGAAGGTGTTCTTCACCGTGGTGCCCAAGCCACCGCTGGCCATCACGACGAGCGACGTGCTGACCTTCATCGAGGCCCAACGCGCTCCGCGCCGGGGCGGCAACGTGGTGCGCCTGGCCGACGGCGAGGCCGGGCTGGCGGCCTCGACCATCAAGCGGCGCCTGGCCACGCTGACCTCGCTGTTCGACTACCTGCTCATCCGCGGCCTCGTCGAGCGGCAGGTGGTCCCGCGCAGCATGACGCCCCGCTCGAGGTCGCTGCGCGGCTCGCCCCTGGTCCGCGCCCCGAAGCGGTTGCCGCGGATCCTGGAACCGGGCGAGGCGGTCGCGCTGGTCGGCGCGCTGCGGACCGAGCGGGACCGGGCGATGGTCACCCTGATGCTGCACGCCGGGCTGCGCCGCTGCGAGGTGCTGGGCCTGCGGTTCGTCGACGTCCAGCCCGGCGACGGCCGTGTGTTCGTCGCCGAGGGCAAGGGCGGGCACCAGCGGATCGTGCCGGTCGTGCCAGCCTTCTTCACCCACCTCAGCGCCTACCTCGCCCGCGAGCGACCTGCCGGCGCGGATCCCGAGTCGGTCTTCGTCGTGCTCAAGGGCCCCACCCGCGGACGTCGCCTGTCTGCGGCGGGACTGGACGAGGTGCTCGCCGGTGCCCGGTCCCGGGCGGGGCTGTCGCACGCCTCGTGCCACGAGCTGCGGCACACGTGTTTCACCCGTCTGCGGGAGGCCGGGATGGCGCTGGAGGCGATCCAGGCTCAGGCCGGGCACGCGAACCTGGACACCACCCGGATCTACCTGCACCTGTCCAACGACTGGCTCGCCGGCGAGTACCAGCAGGCCATGGCCGTCCTCGACCGCCTCTACGAGCAGGAGCACCCGTGA
- a CDS encoding AlbA family DNA-binding domain-containing protein, with protein sequence MLDFALIERACAESLPERTDLDWKRQLPLTAPKSEHKAKQAQQIELAKDIAAMANSGGGMIVYGISETTRAGTSAAETIVPVGIVDETITRDVRRVAGNLVYPPVVGLDLIPLAPQDDAAGGVLVLLVPDSADRPHLVHPSNGQDWFGAPYRHGPDTEWMVERQIAAAYTERQSGRRRQIEEFDTRFAEFTDTLAQGTDLRWVVAYAVPDQPSTRPMALSRAKAHAIIEQAWASPITRGFAAADITRSGSDSSGAEALHPRGHPAHQRSRLRQSTSTR encoded by the coding sequence GTGCTGGACTTCGCCCTCATCGAACGCGCGTGCGCCGAGTCGCTACCGGAGCGCACCGACCTGGACTGGAAGAGACAGCTTCCCTTGACGGCGCCGAAGAGCGAACACAAGGCGAAGCAGGCTCAGCAGATCGAGCTGGCAAAGGACATCGCCGCGATGGCGAACAGCGGCGGCGGCATGATCGTGTACGGCATCTCGGAGACCACCCGGGCCGGGACCTCGGCCGCTGAAACCATCGTGCCTGTCGGGATCGTCGACGAAACAATCACCCGCGACGTCCGCCGCGTTGCCGGCAACCTCGTGTACCCGCCCGTCGTCGGGCTCGACCTGATTCCCCTCGCGCCCCAGGACGACGCCGCAGGCGGAGTGCTGGTCCTCCTGGTTCCCGACAGCGCCGACCGGCCCCACCTGGTCCACCCTTCCAACGGTCAGGACTGGTTCGGAGCGCCGTACCGGCACGGTCCGGACACCGAGTGGATGGTGGAACGGCAGATCGCCGCCGCCTACACCGAACGTCAGAGCGGGCGACGACGCCAGATCGAGGAGTTCGACACCCGCTTCGCCGAGTTCACCGACACACTCGCCCAGGGCACCGACCTTCGGTGGGTGGTGGCTTACGCCGTCCCGGACCAGCCCAGCACACGACCAATGGCACTCAGCCGGGCCAAGGCTCACGCCATTATCGAACAGGCGTGGGCCTCGCCCATCACTCGCGGTTTCGCCGCTGCGGACATCACCCGGTCAGGCTCAGACTCGTCGGGGGCTGAGGCGCTTCACCCGCGCGGACACCCGGCCCATCAGCGCAGCCGGCTCCGCCAAAGCACGAGCACGCGTTGA